Proteins from a genomic interval of Syntrophorhabdaceae bacterium:
- a CDS encoding ATP-binding protein — MKTVSAINKAHGKISDGVTTRERGEGLGIGLPIVYRIAKEHHGGFDIKSAVGEGRKVNIYLPLAECDREKDRGNRSGLILNDGDSRRIV; from the coding sequence ATGAAGACGGTGTCGGCAATTAATAAAGCCCACGGCAAGATATCGGATGGGGTCACGACGAGGGAAAGAGGTGAAGGTTTGGGGATCGGCTTGCCGATTGTCTACCGAATCGCAAAGGAGCATCATGGAGGCTTCGATATAAAAAGTGCCGTGGGAGAAGGCAGGAAAGTAAACATATACCTTCCGCTCGCCGAGTGCGATCGCGAAAAAGACAGGGGCAATCGTTCGGGCCTCATATTGAATGACGGGGACTCCCGGAGAATAGTCTAA
- a CDS encoding HAMP domain-containing sensor histidine kinase, with translation MDAYTITKLHRLNSEVSKILDIDERILELKRRLTGSIISQSGYEQKYFITGDPVFREQFAARTKDFTESLTQASALADTDQKRNSLTAAKSEYEKYQALVDRKMRHREMRQDLTESRRTPEEEKVVGRILTELNALESFSRADIHHRMSTLRETAHSATKVTVFMVIITVLLAIATSITVTHHITSPLKVLIQKTKEVSRGIFRGGLRIASPPEVSELADTFDLMCTKLRQVDKIKSEFFSDISHELRTPLTAIKTGISLLKQSGRGPITEKQERLLTILSEESNRLIDLVNTVMDLSKMEAGMMAYNFREEHFIAFIEQVITEMTPLFEAKKIHLRTDLNRSVPPMQLDRERILQALRNLIGNAVKFTPNGGQISIAAGPKEGKVAFSVRDSGPGIPRENLDTIFEKFHQAPLKASERVKGTGLGLALVKHIITSHGGTVWAESETGQGSVFTFVLPC, from the coding sequence ATGGATGCCTATACAATCACAAAGCTTCATCGTTTAAACAGTGAAGTCTCCAAGATACTGGATATTGACGAGCGCATTCTGGAATTGAAGCGCAGACTCACCGGCTCCATCATATCTCAATCAGGCTATGAACAAAAATACTTCATCACAGGCGATCCTGTGTTCCGCGAACAATTTGCGGCGAGAACTAAAGATTTCACCGAATCTCTGACACAGGCTTCGGCATTGGCTGATACCGATCAAAAAAGAAACTCTCTGACCGCCGCAAAATCGGAGTATGAAAAGTACCAGGCCTTGGTAGACCGGAAAATGCGGCACAGGGAAATGCGACAGGACCTTACCGAAAGCAGGCGCACCCCCGAGGAGGAGAAGGTGGTGGGACGGATTTTGACGGAACTGAACGCCCTAGAGTCTTTCTCCAGGGCCGATATCCATCACAGGATGAGCACGCTGAGGGAAACAGCCCATTCGGCTACTAAGGTAACGGTATTCATGGTGATAATAACCGTGCTCCTGGCAATCGCCACGTCCATCACGGTAACTCACCACATCACGAGTCCCTTGAAGGTCCTTATCCAGAAAACAAAGGAAGTGTCCAGGGGCATATTCAGGGGAGGTCTCAGAATCGCATCGCCTCCCGAAGTGTCCGAACTGGCCGATACTTTCGATCTGATGTGTACAAAACTGAGGCAGGTCGACAAAATAAAGTCCGAGTTCTTCTCGGATATATCCCATGAATTGAGAACGCCCCTTACCGCCATAAAAACAGGCATCAGCCTTCTCAAGCAGAGCGGCAGAGGCCCTATTACGGAAAAACAGGAAAGACTGCTCACCATTCTCTCCGAAGAATCGAACCGCCTGATCGATCTTGTCAATACCGTGATGGACCTTTCAAAAATGGAAGCCGGGATGATGGCCTACAATTTTCGTGAAGAACACTTCATCGCATTTATCGAACAGGTGATAACGGAAATGACGCCCCTTTTCGAAGCCAAAAAAATACACCTCCGGACAGACCTGAACAGAAGCGTCCCGCCCATGCAGCTGGACCGCGAGAGGATCCTTCAGGCGCTGAGGAATCTGATCGGAAACGCGGTTAAATTTACGCCAAATGGCGGGCAAATATCGATTGCAGCCGGTCCGAAGGAAGGAAAGGTTGCCTTTTCCGTACGAGATTCAGGTCCGGGCATACCGAGGGAGAACCTGGATACCATATTTGAAAAATTTCATCAGGCCCCTCTCAAGGCCTCGGAACGCGTGAAAGGTACGGGGTTGGGTTTGGCCCTTGTCAAGCATATCATAACATCTCACGGAGGTACGGTATGGGCCGAAAGCGAAACCGGCCAAGGCAGCGTCTTCACATTTGTCTTGCCCTGCTGA
- a CDS encoding tetratricopeptide repeat protein, which translates to MGRKRNRPRQRLHICLALLTCLGLSITSCTSPSAMGAPPPSKAATPEVAGEQQPAGARRHLLLARKYLSKGNYRASIRENETVLSLSSGTPPADEALFNLGLIYADPGYNNRNYQKSITYFRQVSAHYPQSEYARTAKILTEALHEIVRMRQSMTEALKENERLHKILEESKKIDVETEEKIRGKAR; encoded by the coding sequence ATGGGCCGAAAGCGAAACCGGCCAAGGCAGCGTCTTCACATTTGTCTTGCCCTGCTGACGTGCCTGGGTCTCTCGATCACGAGCTGCACTTCTCCCTCCGCCATGGGAGCTCCGCCCCCTTCGAAGGCCGCCACACCGGAGGTGGCCGGCGAGCAACAGCCTGCCGGAGCCCGAAGACATCTCCTCCTGGCCAGAAAATATCTCTCCAAGGGTAACTACAGGGCATCAATTCGGGAGAATGAAACGGTGCTCTCCTTGTCATCGGGCACCCCTCCCGCAGACGAAGCCCTCTTCAACCTCGGTCTGATTTATGCCGATCCGGGCTATAACAACAGGAATTACCAGAAGTCGATCACCTACTTCAGGCAAGTCTCAGCTCATTATCCTCAAAGCGAATATGCCCGTACGGCAAAGATATTGACGGAAGCTCTCCATGAGATTGTTCGCATGCGACAATCGATGACGGAAGCTCTCAAAGAAAATGAACGTCTCCATAAGATTTTGGAAGAATCGAAGAAAATCGATGTCGAGACCGAAGAAAAAATAAGAGGAAAGGCGAGGTAG